In Parvivirga hydrogeniphila, one genomic interval encodes:
- a CDS encoding galactose-binding domain-containing protein: MRRTVLFAVAVLVVCAAVTGVAYAAAPAENSVCLGCHSVSGGSSSKAVDFRAPVSFAKCNACHAMSPDAGIHEKAVDSPWCSQCHGRTDANTAWLGQYYDPVAGRFASSASLMTSPEELHRIHGDADWVTSGVFTSQWCKNCHLAASCDACHEAPATHGGHVVAQSTVASYAPVASQVCTGAAGAVFIESTFNYGTRPVTCYASACHPKTAIESGADLPACTNCHEPLDQHYTPDTHLSTWSMDGCIASGCHDSRDLVAEHEARRPGEGCTLCHGNTSDPRYAAAIAAGDTACGACHDATAGDAHRSIHWAQPPLVDAAGPHYGYYTGSASTAPTNDCIMCHTSNLLDEHMGTSNGVVTRLPRYTSDGTPLDCDSCHKSSKLEVLDAIATGKTNCEACHPVHAPISGAHRSAYTPSGDQGCSGCHAASLVDVHDGVTATTPSGKPLSGCDVCHGYYEGERGQQVQFAIEVANDTRCTACHAEYHAGATSKHTARDDASIDGCSSCHGVAGQPLDVTVVHKNAALGGCAVCHANPTRVPDISAKTAACASCHTTAGTDYHRALPGAHTFNAMPSSCIGSRCHAANTLPEVHEPYLSRYPQYATTCALCHQNADPGRIDWSRASADCSTCHEVHGDIATIHTAPDSQECVDCHETADVRSIHGATQDASCDYCHNEQVALPSSTKCTNCHGALSPVDPSHYPPAAHDASAESGCGQCHYKDMKAEHFKPTVGVTCVQCHEQKVDAFTAPWDKTCGACHPVKHAERQTKHQATNTACAGTGCHDISNVDNIHAGLPGGGCSVCHKGPDQPATTTDCTVCHAGVGPNHHEAHNASGSNPSGCKGCHFMYLDDEHSALGYTCQTCHGSTDTTVQAAIAAGDRRCLTCHPDSPHNARQAWEFTSKTSSGHRVSSDLPGMQSSFNVNGTTYTWTLPAASSFLKSGWATDSVMGCDACHTYSGATGPHGSAMKVNIDPSYPTSWKTVYLSNTSNGMSSTTVICAKCHDLNGTSGSWSNGVHSKGDHQGSSRGKCILCHAQVPHGWKRPRMLAYTTDGAPYASTGLTGLKLKSYVPGSWSEGDCSTSCGEHGSSVSPKWPLVLDPTAPTTGGLTGTVTNASSGAPVAGATVSVAGKTATTASDGSYAISGIAGGAYTMTVSAAGYQTWSSTVTVTNGITTTVNVALTPSASGGTNLALNKTFTASRYESSSYAPAKAGDGSESTYWWSKKDGGASDTEWLTVDLGAQYSVSKAEVAWYGDYWAKEFRIYVSTDNRNWTQVYSTTSAPKGTSTVTFSARNARYLKVECRRTGTGRNNGYGIAELRVFQ; the protein is encoded by the coding sequence ATGAGAAGGACAGTGCTGTTCGCCGTAGCGGTGCTCGTCGTGTGCGCCGCCGTGACCGGTGTCGCGTACGCGGCCGCTCCAGCAGAGAACTCGGTGTGTCTCGGGTGCCATTCCGTGTCCGGAGGCAGTTCTTCGAAAGCGGTCGACTTCCGCGCGCCGGTCTCGTTCGCCAAGTGCAACGCCTGTCACGCGATGAGTCCTGACGCTGGGATACACGAGAAAGCGGTCGACTCTCCGTGGTGCAGCCAGTGTCACGGACGGACAGACGCGAACACCGCGTGGCTCGGGCAGTACTACGATCCCGTCGCTGGGAGATTCGCGTCGTCAGCGTCCCTCATGACGTCGCCAGAAGAGCTTCACCGGATCCACGGTGATGCTGACTGGGTCACGAGCGGCGTGTTCACCAGCCAATGGTGCAAGAACTGCCACCTCGCCGCGTCGTGCGACGCGTGTCACGAGGCGCCTGCGACGCACGGCGGCCACGTAGTCGCTCAGTCTACGGTCGCTTCGTACGCGCCGGTCGCGAGCCAGGTGTGCACGGGAGCCGCAGGCGCGGTCTTTATCGAGAGCACGTTCAACTACGGAACGCGCCCCGTGACGTGCTACGCGTCTGCGTGTCACCCGAAGACCGCGATCGAGTCGGGCGCCGACCTTCCTGCCTGCACGAACTGCCATGAGCCGCTCGACCAGCACTACACGCCTGACACGCACCTGAGCACGTGGTCCATGGACGGCTGCATCGCGTCAGGGTGCCACGACTCGCGCGATCTGGTGGCCGAGCACGAGGCCCGCAGGCCGGGCGAGGGCTGCACGCTCTGCCACGGCAACACCTCCGACCCGCGGTACGCTGCGGCGATCGCGGCGGGCGACACGGCGTGCGGGGCGTGTCACGACGCGACCGCCGGCGATGCGCACCGCTCGATCCACTGGGCGCAGCCGCCGCTCGTCGACGCCGCAGGTCCGCATTACGGGTACTACACGGGCTCGGCGTCGACGGCGCCCACGAACGACTGCATCATGTGCCACACGTCGAACCTCCTCGACGAACACATGGGGACCTCGAACGGCGTGGTGACGAGGTTGCCGCGCTACACGTCGGACGGGACGCCGCTCGACTGCGATTCGTGCCACAAGTCCTCGAAGCTCGAGGTGCTTGACGCGATCGCCACCGGCAAGACCAACTGCGAGGCGTGCCACCCCGTGCACGCCCCGATATCAGGCGCTCATCGGAGCGCCTACACGCCATCTGGCGACCAGGGGTGCAGCGGGTGCCACGCAGCGTCGCTCGTGGACGTGCACGATGGCGTCACTGCGACGACGCCAAGCGGGAAGCCGCTCAGCGGGTGCGATGTCTGCCATGGCTACTACGAAGGCGAGCGCGGGCAGCAGGTGCAGTTCGCGATCGAGGTGGCGAACGACACGCGGTGCACCGCGTGCCACGCCGAGTACCACGCCGGCGCCACGAGCAAGCACACCGCTCGCGACGACGCGAGCATCGATGGGTGCTCGTCGTGCCACGGTGTCGCGGGGCAGCCGCTCGACGTGACGGTCGTGCACAAGAACGCCGCCCTCGGCGGATGCGCGGTCTGTCACGCGAATCCGACGCGGGTGCCAGACATCAGCGCGAAGACGGCCGCGTGCGCAAGCTGCCATACGACTGCTGGCACCGACTACCACCGCGCTTTGCCTGGCGCGCACACCTTCAACGCGATGCCCTCGAGCTGTATCGGCTCGCGTTGCCACGCAGCCAACACGCTGCCCGAGGTGCACGAGCCGTACCTCTCGCGCTACCCGCAGTACGCGACGACGTGCGCTCTGTGCCACCAGAACGCCGATCCTGGCCGCATCGACTGGAGCCGTGCGAGCGCCGATTGCTCGACCTGCCACGAGGTGCACGGCGACATAGCGACCATCCACACGGCTCCGGACAGCCAGGAGTGCGTCGACTGCCACGAGACTGCTGACGTGCGAAGCATCCACGGCGCGACCCAGGACGCGTCATGCGACTACTGCCACAATGAGCAGGTCGCGCTGCCGTCATCGACGAAGTGCACCAACTGCCACGGCGCGCTCAGTCCGGTGGATCCGAGCCACTATCCACCTGCCGCGCACGACGCGTCAGCGGAGTCGGGCTGCGGCCAGTGCCACTACAAAGACATGAAGGCCGAGCACTTCAAGCCGACAGTCGGTGTGACGTGCGTGCAGTGCCACGAGCAGAAAGTCGACGCGTTCACCGCTCCCTGGGACAAGACGTGCGGCGCTTGCCATCCCGTGAAGCATGCGGAGAGGCAGACCAAGCACCAGGCGACGAACACTGCGTGCGCGGGGACCGGCTGTCACGACATATCGAACGTCGATAACATCCACGCCGGTCTGCCAGGCGGAGGCTGCTCTGTGTGCCACAAAGGCCCGGATCAGCCGGCCACCACGACCGACTGCACCGTCTGCCACGCTGGTGTCGGGCCCAACCACCACGAGGCCCATAACGCCTCCGGCTCCAATCCGAGCGGGTGCAAGGGCTGCCACTTCATGTACCTCGATGACGAGCACTCTGCGCTCGGGTACACCTGCCAGACCTGCCACGGCTCGACGGACACCACCGTGCAGGCCGCCATCGCTGCAGGCGATCGCCGGTGTCTGACCTGCCATCCGGACTCGCCGCACAACGCGCGACAGGCATGGGAGTTCACGTCCAAGACGTCCTCAGGCCACCGAGTCTCGAGCGATCTGCCCGGCATGCAGTCGTCGTTCAACGTGAACGGCACGACGTACACGTGGACGCTGCCGGCCGCATCGTCCTTCCTCAAGAGCGGCTGGGCGACGGATTCGGTCATGGGCTGCGATGCGTGCCACACGTACAGCGGGGCGACTGGTCCGCACGGGTCCGCGATGAAGGTCAACATCGATCCGTCGTACCCGACGAGCTGGAAGACCGTATACCTCAGCAACACGTCCAACGGCATGAGCTCGACGACGGTGATCTGTGCGAAGTGCCACGACCTGAATGGAACCTCGGGCTCCTGGAGCAACGGGGTGCATTCCAAGGGCGATCACCAGGGCTCGAGCCGCGGGAAGTGCATCCTCTGCCACGCGCAAGTGCCGCACGGGTGGAAGCGGCCACGCATGTTGGCGTACACCACGGACGGAGCCCCGTATGCGAGCACTGGCCTGACCGGCCTGAAGCTCAAGAGCTATGTGCCCGGCTCGTGGAGCGAGGGCGATTGCTCGACCTCCTGCGGCGAGCACGGGAGCTCGGTCTCTCCGAAGTGGCCGCTCGTCTTGGATCCGACTGCGCCGACGACCGGCGGCTTGACCGGGACGGTCACGAACGCTTCGAGCGGAGCGCCTGTCGCTGGCGCGACCGTGAGCGTGGCTGGCAAGACCGCGACCACGGCCTCTGATGGCTCGTACGCGATCTCTGGGATCGCTGGTGGTGCGTACACCATGACGGTCAGCGCGGCAGGCTATCAGACGTGGTCGTCCACGGTGACCGTCACGAACGGCATCACCACCACCGTGAACGTGGCGTTGACGCCGTCGGCCTCTGGCGGCACGAATCTCGCTCTGAACAAGACCTTCACCGCCTCCAGGTACGAGAGCAGCTCGTACGCGCCGGCCAAGGCCGGTGACGGCAGCGAGAGCACCTACTGGTGGTCGAAGAAAGACGGCGGAGCGTCTGACACCGAGTGGCTGACCGTGGACCTCGGTGCGCAGTACAGCGTGAGCAAGGCAGAGGTCGCGTGGTACGGAGATTACTGGGCCAAGGAGTTCCGCATCTACGTGTCCACCGACAATCGCAACTGGACGCAGGTCTACTCCACCACCTCGGCGCCCAAGGGGACCTCGACGGTCACCTTCAGCGCCAGGAACGCGCGCTACCTGAAGGTCGAGTGCCGGAGGACCGGAACCGGCCGCAACAACGGCTACGGGATCGCCGAGCTCAGGGTGTTCCAGTAG
- a CDS encoding cytochrome c3 family protein gives MSDAEVTSGPASEDQRDRTAERRGRLAFGVALLVLLLACGVTTIVQTYTTKTPEQIQRITRNLECLQCHSELIPQFSYPTVHDPFMRKDCTTCHTPHGHVEVTSVIAGAKQVWQRVKTLVEWLPLKVVLDVFSTGESKVGEDQGGQVVSKTEKKVKGKDSEPTLPKNELCWMCHGDMGPLLSEDYPHVPFEEGRCTECHEPHASKFRALLTQDERDLCVTCHPIGRELNREQVHPPAGGRWCLNCHDPHASGYRGILVDNQRDLCFTCHPSVAPLSLKPVQHHPFLYDNCTGCHEPHGSDYTPLLIEYQPGLCYRCHPGIKYDFLKPSHHPVGTVELNCADCHNPHAADYPALLSARNNAMCYQCHKAAIQATYDRSAHFQTLCVRCHTPHGSNWAPLLIKPNPEVCFQCHAPTYFDESSATEYRNNHPVRPTHYDVKARRPLTCTSTCHNPHGTQHNYMLRNYDFPKDGNCLICHRVVPGKRVGIDF, from the coding sequence GTGAGCGACGCCGAGGTCACATCTGGTCCTGCGTCTGAGGACCAGCGCGATCGAACAGCCGAGCGACGCGGCCGGCTCGCGTTCGGCGTTGCGCTGCTCGTGCTGCTCTTGGCTTGCGGCGTGACCACCATCGTCCAGACGTACACGACGAAGACTCCCGAGCAGATACAGCGCATCACGCGCAACCTCGAATGTCTGCAGTGCCATTCCGAGCTCATCCCGCAGTTCTCGTATCCGACGGTGCACGATCCCTTCATGCGCAAGGACTGCACCACCTGCCATACGCCTCACGGCCACGTCGAGGTCACATCGGTCATCGCTGGCGCGAAGCAGGTGTGGCAACGGGTGAAGACGCTCGTCGAGTGGCTGCCGCTCAAAGTGGTGCTCGACGTCTTCTCGACCGGCGAGAGCAAGGTCGGGGAGGACCAGGGCGGGCAGGTCGTCTCGAAGACCGAGAAGAAGGTGAAGGGCAAGGACTCCGAGCCGACCCTCCCGAAGAACGAGCTGTGCTGGATGTGCCACGGCGACATGGGGCCGCTGCTGTCAGAGGACTACCCTCACGTGCCGTTCGAGGAAGGCCGCTGCACAGAATGCCACGAGCCGCATGCGTCGAAGTTCCGCGCGCTGCTGACGCAAGACGAGCGCGACCTGTGCGTCACCTGCCATCCGATCGGCCGAGAGCTGAACCGCGAGCAGGTCCATCCGCCAGCAGGAGGCCGCTGGTGCCTCAACTGCCACGATCCTCACGCGTCGGGATATCGGGGCATTCTGGTGGACAACCAGCGCGACCTGTGCTTCACCTGCCACCCATCGGTCGCTCCGCTCTCTCTCAAGCCGGTGCAGCACCACCCGTTCTTATACGACAACTGCACGGGCTGCCACGAGCCGCACGGCTCCGACTACACGCCGCTTCTCATCGAATACCAGCCCGGGCTGTGCTACCGGTGCCATCCAGGCATCAAGTACGACTTCTTGAAGCCAAGCCATCACCCGGTCGGAACGGTCGAACTGAACTGTGCGGACTGCCACAACCCGCACGCAGCGGACTACCCAGCGCTGCTCTCCGCGAGAAACAACGCGATGTGCTACCAGTGCCACAAGGCGGCCATCCAGGCGACGTACGATCGCAGCGCGCACTTCCAGACGCTGTGCGTGCGCTGCCACACCCCGCACGGTTCGAACTGGGCGCCGCTGCTGATCAAGCCGAACCCCGAGGTCTGTTTCCAGTGCCATGCGCCGACGTACTTCGACGAGTCGTCTGCCACCGAGTACCGGAACAACCATCCCGTCCGGCCGACGCACTACGACGTGAAGGCGCGCAGACCGCTCACGTGCACGTCGACCTGCCACAATCCGCATGGGACGCAGCACAACTACATGTTGCGCAACTACGACTTCCCCAAGGACGGGAACTGCCTGATCTGCCATCGCGTGGTGCCGGGCAAGCGGGTCGGAATCGACTTCTAG
- a CDS encoding NHL repeat-containing protein: MSVRRVNPLGSLRRGIRLTPRQWFMVLAVVLFLLLIALLVYLLYFLGRPESLGSLPPKEGIRPVWQVYGPGVGDKPLFDRPMGVAVGRSGRVYVTDSGNNRVCVFDANGRFLFEFGGFGVAKPVPGGTYSYKPGRLNYPAGIDVDEDGNVYVASFYNDSIEVYDPDGKPLRRFPDPTKPVGRGSSGQEGGGIAVTDVAVSGDYVFATDQWQVFVFKRDGTFVRQWGKPGMEIGDLDHPNGLAVGADGTVYVSDSNHARVTAFSPDGTPLWTVGTPPKGLNDRSSRPLQLPRGLTVLSDGDVLVADSFAFQLVRISSEEHTVTARYGERGTEPGQLNFPNDVERLRGFLVIADKENGRVQCVRLTGR, encoded by the coding sequence GTGAGCGTACGCCGCGTCAACCCGCTGGGATCCCTCAGGCGCGGCATCCGGCTCACGCCGCGTCAGTGGTTCATGGTGCTGGCCGTGGTTCTCTTCCTGCTGCTCATCGCCCTTCTCGTCTATCTCCTGTACTTCCTGGGCCGGCCCGAATCGCTCGGATCGCTTCCGCCGAAGGAGGGAATCAGGCCCGTGTGGCAGGTGTACGGGCCGGGCGTAGGCGACAAGCCGCTCTTCGACCGTCCGATGGGTGTGGCCGTGGGGCGAAGCGGCCGCGTGTACGTGACGGACTCGGGCAACAACCGGGTGTGCGTGTTCGATGCGAACGGCAGGTTCCTGTTCGAGTTCGGCGGCTTCGGTGTGGCCAAGCCCGTTCCGGGCGGTACGTACTCGTACAAGCCAGGACGCCTCAACTACCCGGCGGGGATCGACGTGGACGAGGACGGCAACGTCTACGTCGCCAGCTTCTACAACGACTCCATCGAGGTGTACGACCCGGACGGAAAGCCGCTTCGGCGGTTCCCTGACCCGACGAAGCCGGTCGGTCGCGGGTCGTCCGGCCAAGAGGGCGGCGGCATCGCCGTCACGGACGTCGCAGTGAGCGGCGACTACGTGTTCGCTACGGACCAGTGGCAGGTCTTCGTGTTCAAGCGGGACGGCACGTTCGTCCGCCAGTGGGGCAAGCCGGGGATGGAGATAGGCGACCTCGACCATCCGAACGGGCTTGCGGTCGGCGCAGATGGGACGGTCTACGTGTCAGACTCCAACCACGCGCGCGTGACCGCGTTCAGCCCAGACGGCACACCGCTGTGGACGGTCGGGACTCCGCCGAAGGGGCTGAACGACCGCTCTTCACGACCGCTCCAGCTTCCGCGTGGTCTGACGGTGCTCTCCGACGGCGACGTGCTCGTTGCCGACTCGTTCGCCTTCCAGCTCGTGCGCATCTCTTCTGAAGAGCACACGGTGACTGCACGCTATGGAGAACGGGGCACCGAGCCCGGGCAGCTCAACTTCCCTAACGATGTCGAGCGTCTCAGGGGATTCCTGGTGATCGCCGATAAGGAGAACGGTCGCGTGCAGTGCGTGAGACTGACGGGACGTTAG
- a CDS encoding tetratricopeptide repeat protein: MTRSRKTEGIAKDVAQAVPSIADNVAPDAASGEGVEDGPHEEDLVPGWLALLVLVLLLAVTAAGGFVLRGVLTRGKQATPATVSEETWKAAVKRDPEDIEARLNLAYAYQQQQRWDEALKQYEEVLKRDPKNLAAMYNRGVTLLAEGKPKEAEAALWDVLKEAPDHVLAAKTLGELYLSQKHYKSALFTVEPVLKSQPQYADLQYIAGYASEQLGKREAAIAYYRAALKYAPDMTEAKEGLKRLEASQ, from the coding sequence GTGACGCGGTCGCGCAAGACGGAGGGCATCGCGAAGGACGTTGCCCAGGCTGTGCCGAGCATCGCAGACAACGTCGCACCCGATGCCGCTTCGGGCGAGGGCGTCGAGGACGGCCCGCATGAGGAGGACCTCGTTCCGGGGTGGCTTGCGCTGCTGGTCCTCGTCCTTCTGCTTGCGGTCACGGCGGCAGGCGGTTTCGTGCTTCGTGGCGTGCTCACGCGCGGCAAGCAGGCGACGCCCGCGACCGTCTCCGAAGAGACGTGGAAGGCCGCGGTCAAGCGCGATCCCGAAGACATCGAGGCGCGTCTCAACCTCGCCTACGCGTATCAGCAGCAACAGCGCTGGGACGAGGCGCTCAAGCAGTACGAAGAAGTCCTGAAGCGTGACCCGAAGAACCTGGCGGCGATGTACAACCGCGGCGTGACCCTGCTTGCGGAAGGGAAGCCCAAAGAGGCCGAGGCAGCGCTGTGGGACGTGCTGAAGGAAGCGCCCGACCACGTGCTTGCCGCCAAGACGCTCGGAGAGCTGTACCTGAGCCAGAAGCACTACAAGTCGGCGCTGTTCACCGTGGAGCCGGTGTTGAAGAGCCAGCCGCAGTACGCCGACTTGCAGTACATCGCCGGCTATGCGAGCGAGCAGCTGGGGAAGCGCGAAGCAGCGATCGCATACTACCGCGCGGCGCTGAAGTACGCCCCGGACATGACCGAGGCGAAAGAGGGGCTGAAGAGACTGGAGGCCAGCCAGTGA
- a CDS encoding redox-sensing transcriptional repressor Rex: MSERRIDEIPASTVERLPQYLRCLVELQALGVPLVKSERLAALCGTNPAQVRKDFSYLGELGTRGIGYEVSALIEHLSTLLGVKERRKVAIVGYGKLGSALHGYPGFAERGFEIVALFDIDPAKVGKDFHGVQVYHVDSAPEVVRKLGVEIAILTTPVQGAQIAADAIVEGGVKAILNMAPTRLIVPDDVNVRSVCLSTDLQILSFWLSQQEGAR, from the coding sequence ATGAGCGAACGGCGTATCGACGAGATCCCTGCCAGCACGGTCGAGCGGTTGCCGCAGTACTTGCGGTGCCTTGTCGAGCTGCAGGCGCTGGGCGTTCCGCTCGTGAAGTCCGAGCGGCTTGCGGCGTTGTGCGGCACGAACCCCGCGCAGGTCCGCAAGGACTTCTCGTACCTGGGCGAGCTCGGCACGCGCGGCATCGGGTACGAAGTGTCCGCGCTCATCGAGCATCTTTCGACGTTGCTGGGTGTGAAGGAGCGCCGCAAGGTGGCCATCGTCGGGTATGGCAAGCTCGGCTCCGCCTTGCACGGCTACCCGGGATTCGCTGAGCGCGGGTTCGAGATCGTCGCGCTTTTCGACATCGACCCCGCCAAGGTCGGCAAGGACTTCCATGGCGTGCAGGTCTATCACGTCGATTCGGCGCCCGAGGTCGTGCGCAAGCTCGGGGTGGAGATCGCGATCCTGACGACGCCGGTGCAAGGCGCCCAGATCGCCGCCGACGCCATCGTCGAAGGCGGCGTGAAGGCGATCCTCAACATGGCTCCCACGCGGCTGATCGTACCGGACGACGTGAACGTCCGTTCAGTGTGTCTGTCCACGGACCTGCAGATACTGTCCTTCTGGCTTTCCCAGCAGGAGGGGGCCCGGTGA
- a CDS encoding O-antigen ligase family protein: MAKKKAPADAKLMAAKKAPGDVKRGAANKTSAGAKPGAATSAQRGTPHASAAPMDAFDRIAWACMHLMVVLVPLAVANPSVIGIKAMPLSYDQFDIVKVFAMRALLLVALAAWLTGVLTRGGRVRFTRVEWLVLVFLGWVLLTSITSVHPPTAIFGKYRRFEGLLSFITYGGWFFLALQLADRPSRIRSLARSLVIGGVLVAGYGVAQRLGIDPATWGNLPFEQRRAFSTFGNPDLLGGYLIFPLAVALSLALSEKRREARIGWWAAFALIGFCLLVSYVRGAWIGGTVAIAAIALAATVARVPWTAEDWGAVGVSAVLAVVETVRSLSSTDGVTNVVARIKSIFEFGQGSALTRFQIWQAAWAAIKERPVLGWGADTFRLIFPRFKPRAYTGTAGYLSVADNVHNYPLQLASAIGIPGLLMLYGFFFWTLARSFKTVFVKGSGTERLVLAGFWAAALGYIVHLTFGLSITGSTVLLWLSLGLLLSPHASVREVEAPSLGVPMAAAVCGVCAALFIGNVVYLRADNMYLMARIGSQGMTRVEYAEKAVKLNPYNDMYRTEVGLAWQDLFISQLMQGVGDAQSRERALYYLSQAEREFLSVIDFVPTEYDNYVFLANLYNQASYYLGGTYADKAVEIARKGVEVEPFGPAIRVQLALALMTRGDVEEAAMQAAEAADQDPNYVEAWMALGDAKRLLGDLTGAKAAFERAVQLSGGRADAQEALQSVVASLTAKETTR, encoded by the coding sequence GTGGCGAAGAAGAAGGCACCTGCCGATGCGAAGCTCATGGCTGCCAAGAAGGCGCCTGGCGACGTGAAGCGCGGTGCCGCGAACAAGACGTCCGCAGGTGCGAAGCCTGGCGCTGCCACAAGCGCGCAGCGCGGCACACCGCACGCGTCCGCGGCGCCGATGGACGCGTTCGATCGGATCGCCTGGGCGTGCATGCACCTCATGGTGGTCCTCGTGCCGCTCGCAGTCGCCAATCCGAGCGTCATCGGCATCAAAGCGATGCCGCTTTCCTACGACCAGTTCGACATCGTCAAGGTCTTCGCCATGCGAGCGCTCCTGCTCGTCGCGCTTGCCGCGTGGCTCACGGGCGTGCTCACGCGTGGCGGGCGCGTGCGCTTCACGCGCGTCGAGTGGCTCGTGCTGGTGTTCCTTGGCTGGGTGTTGCTGACGTCGATCACCTCCGTCCACCCGCCGACCGCCATCTTCGGCAAGTACCGCAGGTTCGAGGGCCTGCTCTCCTTCATCACCTACGGCGGCTGGTTCTTCTTGGCGCTGCAGCTCGCCGACCGGCCGTCGCGCATCCGCTCGCTCGCGCGCTCGCTCGTGATCGGTGGCGTCCTTGTGGCCGGCTACGGCGTGGCGCAGCGCTTGGGCATCGACCCGGCCACGTGGGGCAACCTCCCCTTCGAGCAGCGCCGCGCGTTCTCCACCTTCGGGAACCCAGACCTGCTCGGCGGCTACCTCATCTTCCCGCTGGCGGTGGCGCTTTCGCTGGCGCTGTCGGAGAAGCGGCGCGAGGCGAGGATAGGGTGGTGGGCCGCATTCGCGCTCATCGGGTTCTGCCTGCTCGTGTCGTACGTGCGTGGCGCATGGATCGGTGGGACGGTAGCGATCGCCGCCATCGCCCTCGCCGCCACAGTCGCTCGCGTGCCGTGGACGGCCGAGGACTGGGGCGCGGTGGGCGTAAGCGCGGTGCTTGCGGTCGTCGAGACCGTCCGGAGCCTGTCGTCCACCGACGGCGTAACGAACGTGGTGGCGCGCATCAAGTCGATCTTCGAGTTCGGGCAGGGCAGCGCGCTTACGCGCTTCCAGATCTGGCAGGCCGCGTGGGCCGCCATCAAGGAGCGGCCGGTCCTCGGGTGGGGCGCAGACACGTTCCGCCTCATCTTCCCGCGGTTCAAGCCGCGTGCCTACACCGGGACTGCTGGCTACCTCTCGGTCGCTGACAACGTCCACAACTACCCGCTTCAGCTCGCCTCGGCCATCGGGATCCCCGGGCTGCTCATGCTGTACGGCTTCTTCTTCTGGACGCTCGCCCGCTCGTTCAAGACCGTGTTCGTGAAGGGAAGCGGCACGGAGCGGCTCGTGCTCGCGGGCTTCTGGGCGGCGGCGCTCGGCTACATCGTGCACCTCACGTTCGGGCTTTCCATCACCGGCTCCACCGTGCTTCTGTGGCTGAGCCTCGGGCTGCTGCTCTCGCCGCACGCGAGCGTGCGTGAGGTGGAGGCGCCCTCGCTCGGGGTGCCGATGGCGGCGGCCGTCTGCGGCGTGTGCGCTGCGCTGTTCATCGGTAACGTCGTGTACTTGCGAGCCGACAACATGTACCTCATGGCCCGCATCGGTTCTCAAGGCATGACCCGCGTGGAGTACGCCGAGAAAGCCGTGAAGCTCAACCCTTACAACGACATGTACCGCACCGAGGTCGGGCTCGCGTGGCAGGACCTGTTCATCTCGCAGCTGATGCAGGGCGTCGGCGACGCGCAGTCGCGCGAGCGCGCCTTGTACTACCTGTCTCAGGCGGAGCGGGAGTTCCTCTCGGTGATCGACTTCGTGCCCACCGAGTACGACAACTACGTCTTCCTCGCGAACCTGTACAATCAAGCGTCGTACTACCTCGGCGGAACGTACGCGGACAAGGCTGTTGAGATCGCCCGCAAGGGTGTCGAGGTGGAGCCGTTCGGACCCGCGATCCGCGTGCAGCTCGCGCTCGCGCTCATGACGCGAGGCGACGTGGAGGAGGCGGCCATGCAGGCCGCTGAAGCCGCGGACCAGGACCCGAACTACGTCGAGGCGTGGATGGCGCTCGGCGACGCGAAACGGCTGCTCGGTGACCTTACCGGCGCGAAGGCCGCGTTCGAGCGGGCCGTCCAGCTCTCTGGAGGAAGGGCGGACGCGCAGGAGGCGCTGCAGTCGGTCGTGGCGAGCCTCACGGCGAAGGAGACGACACGATGA